The sequence CAAGCTGCGCGTGCTCGGCAATTGCGGCGCGCAGCGCATCGCGAGCTTCCCTGACGTGCCGACCTTCCAGGAGCTCGGCTACAAGGACGTCGAGATGTACATCTGGGCCGGGCTGTTTGCGCAAAGCTCTCTTCCTGCGCCGATCGCGGCGCGCCTGCGCGAAGCGATGGCGCAGGTGATGACGAGCCCCGACGTGCTCAAGATCTTTGAGGCCTCGGGCAGTCTCGTCGCCTATCAGGACGCGCCGGCCTTCTCCGTATTCGTGGCGGCCGACAGCGCGCGGCTGATCGCGGCGGTGAAGAAGATCGGCAAGGTGGAGTAGGTTCCAGGCGCGCTTTCACATTTTGTTGTTGGTCCAGAACCGGCTCCCGCCTCATTGATTGATGAGAATCGTAGGGAATCGAGAAGGATCGGGACATGCGAACAGAGCGGATTGCGCTGGGTGTGGCGCTCGCGATCGGCGGCATCGTCGCGCAGGGCGCGGCGTCCGCCCAGGAATATCGTGGCACGATGGAACAGCAGATGGCCTGCACGCCGGATGTCTGGCGCCTGTGCAGCGACCAGATTCCGGACACGAACCGCATCGTGGCCTGCTTGCAGCAGAACACGCCGCTTCTGTCGAGCGCATGCCGCGCGGTGTTCCAGTCGAACAATCAGGCCCAGCCGCAGCAGCCGCTTCCGCGCGGCCGCGCTATGCCGCCGCCGCGCTACAACAATGCGCCGCCGCCTCCGTATGCACCGCCGCGGCCTTACGATGAGGACGATTAGGCGCTGACTGGAGCATGATGGGCGCGGGCATGCGGTCGTGCCGTCTCGTTCAGCGCTCGCCCTTGCTGTCCGATTCAGGTCGATGTCCAAGCACCGTCCGCAAGGCGACACCGAAGAGAATGGCTGCGACTGGCCAATGGAACCAGATTTTATGCGCGCCAGTGAACAGATTGATCAGAATTAAGAAAGCCGACACCGTGAGGGCTGCCGCAACCGGGCGGGGCAGCTTTCTTAGCCAATCCGAGACGACATTCGTCGACGAAGATGGCTCATGCCTGTCGCCGATCCGCGGAGCACGAGCTGTCTCCCGGGGAGTTGGGCTTTCATCGATCGCGAAGCTCCCTCGCCCTGCGGTTTGGCCACCTAAGGTCAACCGATAGCTGGTCAGCGGAGCAATGTTCTTCATGGGCCGCTGGCCGAGACAGTCGAAGCCAACGGATAATTTGTTGTGCACCTGATCGTAGACGGAGCTCGAGATCACGACGCCGCCGGGGTCGGCGAGCTCTTGCAGGCGTGACGCGATATTGACCCCGTCACCATAGATGTTGGTGCCGTCGACCATCACATCGCCGAGGTTGATGCCGATGCGAAACCGCATCGGGTTCACCTGGGGTGGGTCCGAATCCTGATTCGAAATTTCCTGCTGAATCTCGACCGCACATTGCACAGCCTCGACGACGCTGGCGAATTCGGCGATCACGGCATCGCCCCAGGTATTGACGATGCGGCCGTCATGACGCTCGACCAATCGCGCCATGGCGGTGAAGTAGCGCCGGAGCGTCTCCAACGTTCCGGTCTCGTCTGCTTCCATGAGACGAGAATAGCTGTGCACATCAGCGCACAGCACGGTGGTCAGTCGTCGTTTCACCTTGTCGTCGGCCATGGTCCCCATGCTAGCCGCCTTGACCGGCAAATGCATCAGGCATCGTATCCGGTGCCACCGCGGCCAATGGCCGGTTGTGGCGGCAGGCCGTCACAGCCCGGCAATGAAGCGCTGCCAGCCAAAGTTCGTATGTTCGCGGCTGTCGGAGTCGTATCAGCCTTACGGCCTGACCTCGCAGACATCGACCCATTCGGCGGCAGTCAGCTCGGCCATCCGCTCCGGCGTGATGCGCACTGCGCTGTGGGTCGAGCCCGCAGCCGGAACCACCACGTCGAACGCCTTCAGTGACACGTCGCAATAGACCGGCAGCGGCGCCTTCAGCCCGAACGGACAGACGCCGCCGACCTCGTGGCCGGTGATCTCGGCGACCTCTTCCAGTCCCAGCATCTTCGGCTTGCCGCCGAACTGCGTCTTCACCTTCTTGTTGTCCATGCGCGAGGTGCCCGCGGCGACGATCAGGATCACGCGCTCGCCGATCCGCAAGGACAGCGTCTTGGCGATCCGTCCCGGCTCGACACCATAGGCCTCGGCCGCCAGCGTCACGGTGGCGGAGCTGATCGGGGATTCGATGACGGAGATGTCGGGGGCTTTTTCTGCGAAGAAGGCGCGAACGGATTCCAGGCTCATTCCAGTCTCACGGGCGGGCGGCGATCCTGGGTGATCCCTAGATGATACTTGCCAGCTCGGACAGTGCGCGGACGCGGTGGTCCGGCGCAAAGCCAAGCTCGTCCATCTGGGTGCGGATCGCCTTGAACATCGTCAGCGGTGCCACGAGTTCGTTCTCGACGCAAGCCAGCGCCATGGCTTCCGGCGCCACCCGTTCGATCCAGGCGACGTTGAGGCCAAAGGATTTTGCGCCCGCTGCGTCCCAGGGATTGGAGGAGACGAACAGCACCTCATCCGGCGCGGTGCCGAGTACCTCACCGATCAGCTCATAGGCCTGCGGGCTCGGCTTGAATATCTTCTTCGCATCGACGCTGATGGTGGCATCGAGCAGCCGGTCGAGCTCGGTGTTGCGCACCAGCGTATCAAGCATATCCGGACTGCCGTTGGAGAGGATCGCGAGCTTTCGCGGCCTCAAGGCCGCAAGCGCGTCTGTTGCATCCGGATACAGATCGAGATGCAGATATTTCTCGATCACGCGCTCGAAGGCCTCGCTGTCATAGGCGAGCCCGAGCACGCGCAGCGTATAGGCGAGCGAGTCGCGGGTGACCGCGCCAAAATCCTGGTAGCGCTGCATCAGCGAGCGCAGCCAGGTATATTCGAGCTGCTTGATGCGCCAGATCTGCGTGATGATCTCGCCATAGCCCGGAAACGCATCCTCGGTGACGTCAGCGACCGACTGGATGTCGTAGAGCGTTCCGTAGGCGTCGAAGACGACGGCTTTGATGCTCATTAGCTTTCCTTCCGGGCCGGTGTGGTCACAAGAAACTCCGATCGGGAGTGTGCATCGTCGCCAGCTTACCAGGGAACAACGGAAGTCTGCTACTTAACCGTGACCGGCGGCTCCTGGACCCAAAGCGGAACTCGGAGCGTCGCCCCCCAAGTACCAGTCAACGCTTATTTACGGCGAAACGAGCCGAGCAAGCCCTCAATGATTCTGCGGCCGTGAGCGCGGGTTTTCTTGGGGTCGGATGACATGGGAAGCATGATCGACAGCTCGCAAATGATCGCGTCAAGCATGTGTCCAAGCAAATCTATATCATCGAAGACTAGCTCACCTTCGCGCTTGAGCGCCCTCAGGGTCGCCTTCAGAAGCGCCATTGGATACTGCTCCTCGATCTCGGCGAAGCGGGCATTGCCCAGAACGACTGGCGCTTCCTGAACCACAATTCGCGCGTAAGCAGGCTCGATCGAAACATCCAGATACGCGTCGATGCCGTTGTAGAGCCGCTCCCATATCTTCGACTTCCGCTTTGAGATCTCCTGCACGCGTGAAGCTGCGTCCGATTGAAGCGAAACGACGACGGCGTCGAACAGAGCCTTCTTATCCTCGAAGTGATGATAGAAGGCACCGCGCGTCACTCTCGCAGCCCTCGAAATCGCCTCGATGCCCGCGGCCTGATAGCCCTCGCGGGCGAATATTTCCCGTCCCGAAGCAAGCAGCGCTTGCCGGGTTGCTTCGGCATATTCCTCACGGCGCGTTCGTTGGTCATCAGAATACTTATTCATGTTTGCGTACATACCGCTTGACATGAAACATGCAAATTGAATATTGCATACATGCGGTATGCCAAATGTCTTTGGTATGTTAGTCCGAAGGAGGTTGCCTTGAATGGAGAGCGGATGTTCGTGCTGGCCCAGGGGTTGGCTGTTGCCAAGAGTCGGCAAGACGTTGCCTCTGCACTCACCTTCCTCGACAGGGATATGGTGCTCGAAGGACCCGCGTTCGGCACCCGTGCAAAGGGACTTGCGGAAAACGAGGCGGCGCTGGCGCGGTTCTTCAAGTCGTTCCCGGATTACAACGTCGTGCTGTCCGGCCACGCCAACGACGCCGAGACGCTGGTCTGCTGGGGCCAGGTGCGAATGACTATGACGGGAGACCGTTTTGGGGTCACTCCCAACGGAAAGCGCGCGGAACTTCCGGTCTTTATCCGCTTCACCTTCCGCAATGACCTCATTGCAAGCGAATACTTCTTTTTCGATCTCTCGGCCCTGTGCGCGCAGTCGGGTGTCTCGACCGATCAGGTCCGCCTGAAGCTCTTTGGCGAAGTTTTCTAGTCACCTGAGCCGGCATTACACGTTAACGCAATGGAGCATGGCACGATGGATCCGCGCATAAGACCTGTTGCCGATATCAAGACGGTGCCGCTGTTCGACATAGTCGTTGATCTCAATCCACGTCTTTCCTTTGGTGAGACGCCGGTTGGCAGGCGGGTGCTGTTCGGCGCCGCGGGGGGATCGTTCGCCGGAGAGCGCGTGCGCGGTGAGGTTCTTGCTGGCGGCGGCGACTGGGCCCTCTTCCGGCCCAACGGAGAGATGGCCCTCGACGTGCGTCTGACCTTACGTACCGACGATAACGAACTGATCTACATGACATATGGTGGACGGTGGATCACGCCGCCCGAACTGAAGGCCGACATGGCCGATCCGGCGAAGCGCTACAGGGTCGATCCCTCACGCTACTATTTCCGCACGCAACCGTTGTTCGAAACAGGCTCGTCGTCCTACGCTTGGATGAACGACATCGTGTGTGTCGGAACCGGATATCTCGTCGAGGGCGCGGTGGCCTACAAGATCTTTCAGGTTGTCTGACGTGACGGCATGCGAGGGCTCGACATCCCATTTTCCCGATTTCAATTTGTCGCAGAGACTCGCGGCGGAGGGGATCGGGACCTGCTTTCTGCTAATTGCCGTGGTGGGCTCCGGCATTCTCGGGGTCCGGCTGGCAAGCGGCAACACGGCTGTCGCGCTCATTGCCAATGCACTGGCGACAGCCGCGGCGCTATATGCGCTGATCGAGTGGTTGGGCCCTGTGTCCGGAGCTCATTTTAATCCGCTGGTTACCGCCGCGCTCGTCATCAGAGGCGATTTGCCCCTCCGAACGGGGGCTTCATACGTTCCCGTTCAGCTCGTCGGCGCGTTGGTGGGAGTGGGTGTGGCGAATGCAATGTTTGCAGCGCCGGTCTTTTCCGTCTCGGTCAACGACCGAAGCGGCTTTTCCAATTTGTTGAGCGAGTTCGTCTCAACATTCGGACTGCTGGGGGCGGTATGGGTTTGCTCGCGGCTTCGTCCGGCATCCGTCGGTGGCGTTGTCGCCGCTTACATCGGCGGTGCCTTCTGGTTCACGGCGACCGACTTTGCCAATCCAGCGGTGACCATCGCACGTGCTTTTACGGACTCATTCGCAGGCATAAGGCCACACGACGTTCTCGGCTTCATCGCCGCGGAGGTCATCGGCGCCGGTGCCGCGATCGTTGTCTTTCGCTGGCTGTTGCCTGCACGAGCCGCAGTTTGAGCCTTTGAAGCAAATCTAGTCCGTGCTTCCAGGACTCTCGGCGTTCAGCGCGAGTTGCGCCAACGCGGCCCCGCAGTCAGGGTCGCAGCAGGCCTGGACGAGGAGCCGCGCGAGCTAGACAGCCGGCCGACGCCCGGGCCGCGTCCAGTTCTCTCGATCGGCGAAGACCCGGCTGACCTCAGCCATGTGCTCGGTGCCCCACGCGCAGAGCGGCACAAGAGCGTGGGCGAGGCTCTGGCCCAGAGGCGTGAGGCTATAGTCCACCCGAGGAGGCACTTCCTTGTAGTCTGTCCGCTTCACCAGGCCATCGGCCTCCAGTTCCTTCAGCTGCTGGATCAGCACCTTGTCGCTGACGTCGCGGATGGCGCGCCGAAGCTCGCCGTAACGGGTTGGTCCGTCCTGCGCGACGAAGTACAGGATCAGCGGCTTCCACTTGCCCGAGACGACCCGCAAAGTCGCATCCAGGCCGCAGGTGAAGCCGGGCAGATTTGGCGTGCAACGCTGGACGTCTGCTTGAGCTTGCGCCTGCGGGGAGACGGGGTCTGAACGATCTGACGACATTTTTGGGCACTTACCAAAAGGTGCATACTTGTCGATAGGTGGGTATGCCGCCAGCTCAGTGCAACCTCAATGAAGGAGCACATCATGAGCAGACTACAGGGCAAGACGGCGGTGGTGACCGGCGGCGGAACCGGCATCGGACTTGGAGCGGCGAAACGGTTCGTCGACGAAGGCGCGTTCGTCTATCTCTTCGGACGGCGCCAGGAGCCGCTCGATGCCGCCGTTGCCCAGCTGGGGCCCTCGGCGCGCGCCGTCAGGGGCTCGGTGACCGACCCGTCCGACCTCGACAGGCTGTACGCGGCGGTGAAAGCCGAGCGGGGCGGGCTCGATATTCTCTTCGCCAACGCCGGGACCGGATCGTTTGCGCCGCTGGGCGAGATCACGCCCGAACACTACGACCAGATCTTCGACTTCAATGTGAAAGGGCTGGTGTTCACGGTGCAGAAGGCCCTGCCGCTGATGACGAAGGGCTCGTCGATCATCCTCACCGGCTCGAGCACGGGCGTGATGGGGACGCCGCAGTTCAGTATCTACAGCGCGACCAAGGCTGCGATCCGCAATCTGGCGCGCAGCTGGGCGCTTGATCTGCGCGGTACCGGCATCCGCGTCAACGTGCTGTCGCCGGGACCGACCAAGACGGAGCTGGCGCTGGAGGTGGTCGGCGAGGAAGCGTTCGATGCGCTCGGAAGCGCCACGCCCATCGGACGCGTGGGCGATCCCTCCGAGACGGGAGCGGTGGCCGCGTTCCTGGCGTCCTCGGACAGCAGCTTCATGACCGGTGGCGAGGTCTTCGTCGATGGAGGCCTGGCGCAGGTCTGACGTCTTCGTCTGAACGTGAGCTTCGATCAACGGGATCGAAGCCCTCAATGCGCAGCGACGAGGACCCGCCTAGATACCCAGCAGCTTGCGCGCGTTGGCTTTGAGCACCTTCGGCCGGATCTCGTCGCGGATGTCGATCTTGGCGAAGTCCGACAGCCAGCGGTCCGGCGTGATCACCGGCCAGTCCGAGCCGAACAGCATCTTGTCCTGAAGAATCGAGTTGATGTAGCGCACCAGGATCGGCGGGAAGTATTTTGGCGACCAGCCCGAGAGGTCGATATAGACGTTCGGCTTGTGGGTCGCGACCGACAGCGCCTCTTCCTGCCAGGGGAAGGAGGGGTGGGCGAGGATGATCTTGAGGTCGGGGAAATCGGCCGCGACGTCGTCCATGTACATCGGGTTGGAATATTTCAGCCGCATGCCCATGCCGCCGGGCATGCCCGAGCCGACGCCGGTCTGGCCGGTATGAAACAGCGCGATCGCGCCGCCATTGTTGATCTCTTCATAGAGCGGATAGGCCATGCGGTCGTTGGCGTAGAAGCCCTGCATGGTCGGGTGGAATTTGAAGCCGCGCACGCCGTATTCCTCGATCAGCTTGCGCGCCTCGCGCGCGCCGAGCTTGCCCTTGTGCGGATCGATCGAGACGAACGGGATGAGGACGTCGAGATGGTCGGAGGCGACCTCCAGCATCTCGTAATTGTTGTAGCGACGGAAGCCGGTCTCGCGCTCGGCATCAACCGGGAAGATCACCGCGGCGATGTTCTTGGAGCGATAATAGGCCGCGGTCTCCGGCACCGTCGGCGGATGCTTGTTCGGCGACTTGAAGTACTCCGCCATCTGCGCCTGGAAGTCGTCGTAGCCGTCGTCGGCGTGGCAGCCGCAGGGCTCCTCGGCATGGGTGTGGATGTCGATGGCGACGACGTCGTCGATATTGGGCAGCTTCAGCTTCGGCATTGGTTTCCTCCCGACGGGTTGCCAAATTGATTATATGATATAACGAATTTGGCAAGGCGTTGCTGGAAGCAAAACCGCAGCCCCCAAAAGTCGTTGCTGTGCCTGGCCTCTGGTGAGTTAAATCGGGCCGATCCGGCCGCTTCTACTGTGCATGGGGTTGTTTTCAAGAATTTGCTGGCCCGGAACCGGGCAGTTAACATTGACATCACCTCCCGCCATGCCTTAAGAACCGCCCCGTCCCGGGCGGTCGGTCCGCCGGCGGGAAAGATCTCATTTTGCCACATTCGCGCGTGCCGAAACGGTAGTGCCGAACACGGCCTTTCGAACGTTCAGGATTCTGCCATGAAGGTCCGTAACTCGCTGAAATCGCTGCGCGGTCGCCATCGCGCCAACCGCCTGGTCCGCCGCAAGGGCCGGGTCTATGTGATCAACAAGGTGCAGCGCCGCTTCAAGGCTCGCCAAGGCTGATCTGGGCGGCTGAGTTTGCCCTCGCGGTCGCCTTCGCGCGCCCCGCAAGACCACGGTCTCACACGAGTTTGACGCCGCCTTTGCTTTGCAAGGGCGGCTTTGCGCGTTTAGACTTTCACCATGGCAGTGAGATTCCCTTTCGTGCGCACGCTGTGCCTGGCTCTCGTTCTGGGCGCCACTGGCCTTGCTCCGGCGCTGGCGCAGCAGATTGAGCCGCCGAGCCCGCCCGGCAAGCAGAAGAAGCTGCCGGAGGCGCCGTCCAAGCTGCCCAAGGTCGACCGCAGCAAGAATCTCGATTTCCTGTTCGGCGCGCTGAAGGCGGCGCCCGACGAGGCCAGCGCCAAGCATGTCGAGGCGCGGATCTGGGCGATCTGGCTGCAGACCCCGAGCGACACCGCGGCGCTGTTGATGTCGCGGGCCAAGACCGCGGTCGATGCGCAGAAGATCGAGATCGCGATCAAGCTGCTGGATTCGGTGATCAAGCTCAGGCCCGACTACATCGAGGCTTGGAACCGGCGCGCCACGCTCTATTACATGCAGAACGATTACGGCCGCTCGCTCGCCGACATCCGTGAGGTGCTGATCCGCGAGCCCCGCCATTTCGGCGCGCTCGCAGGCCTCGGTATGATCATGCAGGAGGTCGGCGACGAGAAGCGTGCGCTCGAGGCCTATCGCAAGGCGCTGGCCGTCAATCCGCACCTCGAGAAGATCCCCGACCAGGTCAAGGCGCTGACCGAGAAGGTCGAAGGCCGCGACATCTAGCCTCGAACTCGATCAGTTGTTGAGGGAATGCGGCGCCTTCGGATTAACCACGATCGCAAGCGCGGCGTTTTGAGGTCTATTGCCGCCGCCGCCACGGGCTTACCTGCATCGCAGGAGCAAAGCCATGAAGCGTTTGATCTTTGCGGGTAGCTTGCTGCTCGCGTCGGGAACGATGAGTTTTGCCGACGGACTGTTCTGGGTGGTCGGCAATCGCGCCACCGGCAAATGCGACATCGTGACCAGCAATCCGGTCATCATCGGCGATATCTGGTTCGGCGACGGTCCCTACAAGTCCAGGGCCGATGCCAAGCTTGCCCGCTCCCCGATTCGCGCCTGTCCCGCACCCGCCGCCGACGACGAAAAGGCCGAGGACAGTACGAACCAGGACTAATGCAGGACGCTGCCGCCGCGCTCGGCGAGGCCGCGATCTGCGGCCGCGGCGTAGGCCTTGGCAAGCTCCGCCTCGAGATGCTCGTTGATCAGCAGCAGCGCCCGCACGGCCCCGCGCAGGTCGCCGTTGCAGCTTGCGACGATTTCGTCGATTGCAGTGTCATTCGATCTGAAGCTCATCGAAATTCTCCGGTTCAAACCAGGACAAATCCTGCCGGCCTTTCCCGCATCCCTGAAGGCTGCAAGGAGGATCGGCGCCCACCCGCGCCTAAATGGCGGAACCGACCGTGGCGATTATATGGAAGCCGCGATGACGGTCGCATGAAGCTGGTCCGAAGCTTGCGTGTCGCAGGGCAACATCATTGATTCCATTCGCTTTTTCTGTTTGGCAATTGTGGACATATCCACAGCCCCCTTAATTTCTGTGGAAGTGCCGAAGGGCCCGGGGCGAAACTGCCACGTGCCACGCTCGTAATTGTGAAGTGCCCTGGATCGCCCGGATTCTCTCCATGATCGTGATGTCAGTCGTGACGGCGCTGGTTCTGCTGGCGCTGGTTACGCAGGCGGGTGTCCTCGCCGTGCAACGCGCCTTTCCGCCGCAGGGCCGCATGGTCGAGGTCGATGGCGCTGTGCTTCACGTCGTCGACATCGGTCCGCGCGAGCCCGGCCTGCCGATCGTGATGCTGCATGGCGCGAGCTCCAACCTTGAAGCGATGCGGCGTCCGCTCGGTGACCGCCTCGCCCAGAACCATCGCGTGATCCTGATCGACCGTCCCGGCCACGGCTGGAGCACGCGCGCGCGGCGGCAGGATTCGACGCCGCAGGTCCAGGCGCGGATGATCGACGAGGCGCTTCAAAAGCTCGGGATCGAGCGCGCGGTCTTCGTCGTGCATTCCTGGAGCGGCGCGCTCGGCGCGCGGATCGCGCTCGATCATCCGGCCCGCGTCGCCGGCCTCGTGATGCTGGCCCCCGTCACCCATCCCTGGCGCGGCGGCGTCGGCCGCTACAACGAGC is a genomic window of Bradyrhizobium sp. CB1717 containing:
- a CDS encoding adenylate/guanylate cyclase domain-containing protein is translated as MADDKVKRRLTTVLCADVHSYSRLMEADETGTLETLRRYFTAMARLVERHDGRIVNTWGDAVIAEFASVVEAVQCAVEIQQEISNQDSDPPQVNPMRFRIGINLGDVMVDGTNIYGDGVNIASRLQELADPGGVVISSSVYDQVHNKLSVGFDCLGQRPMKNIAPLTSYRLTLGGQTAGRGSFAIDESPTPRETARAPRIGDRHEPSSSTNVVSDWLRKLPRPVAAALTVSAFLILINLFTGAHKIWFHWPVAAILFGVALRTVLGHRPESDSKGER
- a CDS encoding YbaK/EbsC family protein, producing the protein MSLESVRAFFAEKAPDISVIESPISSATVTLAAEAYGVEPGRIAKTLSLRIGERVILIVAAGTSRMDNKKVKTQFGGKPKMLGLEEVAEITGHEVGGVCPFGLKAPLPVYCDVSLKAFDVVVPAAGSTHSAVRITPERMAELTAAEWVDVCEVRP
- a CDS encoding haloacid dehalogenase type II, with translation MSIKAVVFDAYGTLYDIQSVADVTEDAFPGYGEIITQIWRIKQLEYTWLRSLMQRYQDFGAVTRDSLAYTLRVLGLAYDSEAFERVIEKYLHLDLYPDATDALAALRPRKLAILSNGSPDMLDTLVRNTELDRLLDATISVDAKKIFKPSPQAYELIGEVLGTAPDEVLFVSSNPWDAAGAKSFGLNVAWIERVAPEAMALACVENELVAPLTMFKAIRTQMDELGFAPDHRVRALSELASII
- a CDS encoding TetR/AcrR family transcriptional regulator, producing MNKYSDDQRTRREEYAEATRQALLASGREIFAREGYQAAGIEAISRAARVTRGAFYHHFEDKKALFDAVVVSLQSDAASRVQEISKRKSKIWERLYNGIDAYLDVSIEPAYARIVVQEAPVVLGNARFAEIEEQYPMALLKATLRALKREGELVFDDIDLLGHMLDAIICELSIMLPMSSDPKKTRAHGRRIIEGLLGSFRRK
- a CDS encoding ester cyclase; translated protein: MFVLAQGLAVAKSRQDVASALTFLDRDMVLEGPAFGTRAKGLAENEAALARFFKSFPDYNVVLSGHANDAETLVCWGQVRMTMTGDRFGVTPNGKRAELPVFIRFTFRNDLIASEYFFFDLSALCAQSGVSTDQVRLKLFGEVF
- a CDS encoding DUF3237 domain-containing protein; translated protein: MDPRIRPVADIKTVPLFDIVVDLNPRLSFGETPVGRRVLFGAAGGSFAGERVRGEVLAGGGDWALFRPNGEMALDVRLTLRTDDNELIYMTYGGRWITPPELKADMADPAKRYRVDPSRYYFRTQPLFETGSSSYAWMNDIVCVGTGYLVEGAVAYKIFQVV
- a CDS encoding aquaporin, with product MTACEGSTSHFPDFNLSQRLAAEGIGTCFLLIAVVGSGILGVRLASGNTAVALIANALATAAALYALIEWLGPVSGAHFNPLVTAALVIRGDLPLRTGASYVPVQLVGALVGVGVANAMFAAPVFSVSVNDRSGFSNLLSEFVSTFGLLGAVWVCSRLRPASVGGVVAAYIGGAFWFTATDFANPAVTIARAFTDSFAGIRPHDVLGFIAAEVIGAGAAIVVFRWLLPARAAV
- a CDS encoding helix-turn-helix domain-containing protein, whose product is MPGFTCGLDATLRVVSGKWKPLILYFVAQDGPTRYGELRRAIRDVSDKVLIQQLKELEADGLVKRTDYKEVPPRVDYSLTPLGQSLAHALVPLCAWGTEHMAEVSRVFADRENWTRPGRRPAV
- a CDS encoding SDR family oxidoreductase, encoding MSRLQGKTAVVTGGGTGIGLGAAKRFVDEGAFVYLFGRRQEPLDAAVAQLGPSARAVRGSVTDPSDLDRLYAAVKAERGGLDILFANAGTGSFAPLGEITPEHYDQIFDFNVKGLVFTVQKALPLMTKGSSIILTGSSTGVMGTPQFSIYSATKAAIRNLARSWALDLRGTGIRVNVLSPGPTKTELALEVVGEEAFDALGSATPIGRVGDPSETGAVAAFLASSDSSFMTGGEVFVDGGLAQV
- a CDS encoding 4-hydroxyphenyl-beta-ketoacyl-CoA hydrolase, whose product is MPKLKLPNIDDVVAIDIHTHAEEPCGCHADDGYDDFQAQMAEYFKSPNKHPPTVPETAAYYRSKNIAAVIFPVDAERETGFRRYNNYEMLEVASDHLDVLIPFVSIDPHKGKLGAREARKLIEEYGVRGFKFHPTMQGFYANDRMAYPLYEEINNGGAIALFHTGQTGVGSGMPGGMGMRLKYSNPMYMDDVAADFPDLKIILAHPSFPWQEEALSVATHKPNVYIDLSGWSPKYFPPILVRYINSILQDKMLFGSDWPVITPDRWLSDFAKIDIRDEIRPKVLKANARKLLGI
- the ykgO gene encoding type B 50S ribosomal protein L36, whose product is MKVRNSLKSLRGRHRANRLVRRKGRVYVINKVQRRFKARQG
- a CDS encoding tetratricopeptide repeat protein, whose protein sequence is MAVRFPFVRTLCLALVLGATGLAPALAQQIEPPSPPGKQKKLPEAPSKLPKVDRSKNLDFLFGALKAAPDEASAKHVEARIWAIWLQTPSDTAALLMSRAKTAVDAQKIEIAIKLLDSVIKLRPDYIEAWNRRATLYYMQNDYGRSLADIREVLIREPRHFGALAGLGMIMQEVGDEKRALEAYRKALAVNPHLEKIPDQVKALTEKVEGRDI
- a CDS encoding alpha/beta hydrolase; translation: MIVMSVVTALVLLALVTQAGVLAVQRAFPPQGRMVEVDGAVLHVVDIGPREPGLPIVMLHGASSNLEAMRRPLGDRLAQNHRVILIDRPGHGWSTRARRQDSTPQVQARMIDEALQKLGIERAVFVVHSWSGALGARIALDHPARVAGLVMLAPVTHPWRGGVGRYNELIAMPVIGPLLAYTITLPLGYFVTEAGARNVFLPQVMPDGFVQDSATPLLLRPREFIANAYDLVTLKEAVTAQVARYGEIKAPVTIIAGEPDKTVKTSIHARPFAALVPNAKLIVLPDLGHMVQNAVPDLVKTEIETMIGNIVPAQAAAD